A part of Schistosoma mansoni strain Puerto Rico chromosome W, complete genome genomic DNA contains:
- a CDS encoding similar to 16 kDa calcium-binding protein translates to MNSKNYLSILERDFDLLDRNKNGWLSKKEVQNCLISFGFDPRYTQEFMAHFDVNNDDKITKTEFLEAAKQIKIGKITDAEMRSAFRSADKNKSGQIDAYELRDFLKKQKNVVSMDLCTKWIKQNDKNGDQKLDYEEFLKFVQSML, encoded by the exons ATGAACTCG aaaaattatttatcCATACTTGAAAGAGATTTCGACTTGCTTGACAGAAATAAAAATGGTTGGTTAAGCAAAAAAGAAGTTCAGAACTGTCTAATCTCGTTTGGATTCGATCCACGTTATACACAG GAGTTCATGGCACACTTCGATGTAAATAATGATGACAAAATAACAAAAACAGAATTTCTTGAAGCTGCGAAACAAATTAAAATTGGGAAAATAAC TGACGCAGAAATGCGTTCAGCATTTAGAAGTGCTGATAAAAATAAATCTGGTCAAATCGATGCCTATGAGTTGAGGGATTTTTTgaaaaaacagaaaaatgtCGTTTCCATGGATCTCTGTACCAAGTGGATAAAACAGAATGACAAAAATGGAGACCAAAagttggattatgaagaatttttGAAGTTTGTTCAGTCCATGTTATAA